The DNA region TCAGCCGTGCCAATATGGCGATGATATCGCCGGTACGGTCGGAACTGCCGTCATCCACGAACAGATATTCCGCGCGCGCATCCGGCCCGATCAGGGCCAGCGCATCAGCCACCGCCGGGCGCGCCGCGTCGAGGAACAGGGAAATCGCCTCCTGTTCGTTATAGACCGGAATGACGATCGACAGGGTCGACATCGCGCGCAACTTTCCCCAGAGAATGGGGATGCTATCGGCCGAAATGGTTAACGCCGCGTAAGCGCCTGACCCGCGCACAGGATTTATTTACCATATTCCGGCATGGCGTTGTCATGCCCTTGCGCCTGCTGCCCCTCATTCGCCACCCCGCCTGCATCCTGACGCTATTTGGCGTGCTGCTGATGCTGCCGGCCCTGTTGTGGGGGCCGGGCTTTACCCATTCAAACCAATATAATCTGCTGTGGACCGCGCATTTCGGGCAGGAAATGGCCGCCGGTCATCTCTACGAGCGCTGGTTGCCCGGTAGTTTCGAAGGGTTGGGCAGTCCGACCTTCTATTTCTACCCGCCCTTCGCCTATTGGATCGGCGGCGCTTTCCATGCGGTGGGCTTTGCCGTGCCGACGGCGGTCAACCTGACCGGGTTGGCGCTGCTGGTGGCATCGGGCCTGGCAATGCATCATTGGCTGGCGACGCGCGGCACCCGGCCATTGCTGGGCGCGATGCTGTATATGGCCGCGCCTTATCATCTCTATGACATCTATGTGCGCGGAGCGCTGGCGGAAGCGACCGCGTTCGTCTGGCTGCCGCTGATCGCGCTGGCGATCGACCGGCTTCCGGCCCGGCGGGGCGTCGTGCTGCTGGCGACGGCCTATGCAGGCCTGCTGATCAGCCATCTGCCGCTGGCGATGCTGACCGGCCTGTTCCTGATCGCGCCGCTGATCGGGTGGCGATTGTGGCAGCGCGCGCCGATATTGCCATCAGCCATTGTTTCGGGGGTGCTGGCCTTTGCGCTGGCCGCCTTCTTCCTGATCCCGGCGCTGACGCTGCAATCCCACGTGTCGATATCCTTATTGTGGGTGCAGGATTATCGGGCGACGGATTGGTCGATCTGGAACAGCAGTTTCGAACTCTTTCCCTGCCTGGCGCTGGGGCTGATCCTGCTCGCCTGGCCCGCGGCGCGGACGCCATGGGGCGCGATCGCGATCGTGACGGCGTTGCTGTCCGTCCGCCTCATCCCGTTCGTCTGGGAGATATCCTTGCTCAACAAGGTGCAATTTCCCTGGCGCGCCTTTTGCATTGCGGAGTTTGCGGCGATCACCGCGCTGGCGGGCAGTCGGTTGCGCCCGGCGCTGCTGGTCGGTGCGGGCGTGTTGCTGCTGTTCCCCTATCTGTTCGGTGGCCTGCTGACCGCCGCTTTTCTGCGCAAGCCCGTCGATCAGGCGCTGATCGCGCGGGTCGCGCCGGATGCGCCCGAATATCTGCCGCGTGGCTTCGACCTGTCGCGCGTGCGCCCGAACGATCGCTGGGTCGATCTGACGCCGTGGCGCGCGCTGCCGCGTGGCGACGCGATAGTGGTCGAGCGGGCGGGACCGGTGACGCTGGGCCATGCCGCCTTCCCGATCTGGCAAGTCACGCGCGACGGCCGTCCCGTGCCCAGCAGCGGGCCGTTGCTGCATTTCGATGCGACGCCGGGCCTCTATCGCGTCGAACGGCAGCGCCTGTGGCAGGAGACGCTGGGCAGCGCCATCAGCTTGGTCGCGCTGCTGCTGTTGGCGATACTCGCATTACGTCAACGCGGCATTAGCCATTTGTCAAAGTTTCCACCCTATTCACCTGCACAACCTAGATCACATTGATCGCGACGAAATGGCGGAGACATATGAGCGCCTTTGGACGGAAGAATGGACCCGCCGGCATAAAGTCCGGCTTTGGCGTTGCCCGCCCGATGCAGGGGGGCACCACCAAGGAGGAGTCGCGCGGTGGCGAACAGTTCCCGCCGCTCGACATCGCGTCGCTGCCAGGCGAAATAGCGTTCGACCCCTTGTCGGCGCCGACCAACCAGATGCAGCGCAACGCCGATGCGATGGCGCGCCTGTCCGACCGCGCCAATGCCGAGCATGTGCCCGACGCCGGGCCGCAGGGTTTCGAAGCGAGCGTCCACAAGATCAAGGAGCAGGTGCTGCCCCGCCTGCTGGAGCGGGTCGATCCCGAAGCCGCCGCGACGCTGACCAAGGATGAATTGGCGGAGGAATTCCGCCCGATCATCATGGAAGTGCTGGCGGAATTGAAGCTGACGCTCAACCGGCGCGAGCAGTTCGCGCTGGAAAAGGTGCTGGTGGACGAGCTTCTGGGCCTGGGTCCGCTCGAAGAGTTGCTGAA from Sphingobium sp. HWE2-09 includes:
- a CDS encoding integral membrane-like protein, encoding MPLRLLPLIRHPACILTLFGVLLMLPALLWGPGFTHSNQYNLLWTAHFGQEMAAGHLYERWLPGSFEGLGSPTFYFYPPFAYWIGGAFHAVGFAVPTAVNLTGLALLVASGLAMHHWLATRGTRPLLGAMLYMAAPYHLYDIYVRGALAEATAFVWLPLIALAIDRLPARRGVVLLATAYAGLLISHLPLAMLTGLFLIAPLIGWRLWQRAPILPSAIVSGVLAFALAAFFLIPALTLQSHVSISLLWVQDYRATDWSIWNSSFELFPCLALGLILLAWPAARTPWGAIAIVTALLSVRLIPFVWEISLLNKVQFPWRAFCIAEFAAITALAGSRLRPALLVGAGVLLLFPYLFGGLLTAAFLRKPVDQALIARVAPDAPEYLPRGFDLSRVRPNDRWVDLTPWRALPRGDAIVVERAGPVTLGHAAFPIWQVTRDGRPVPSSGPLLHFDATPGLYRVERQRLWQETLGSAISLVALLLLAILALRQRGISHLSKFPPYSPAQPRSH